One segment of Lytechinus pictus isolate F3 Inbred chromosome 13, Lp3.0, whole genome shotgun sequence DNA contains the following:
- the LOC135156434 gene encoding uncharacterized protein LOC135156434, whose translation MKLKAEKIEKENRELREQNICLQKRFSEWTFQLNDLDQYHRRVNLEVAGVPERPGEVPERIILNIAKHISPELAASDFDVVHWLGSKRQADNRARPIIVRFTTRRARNIMYDGRRKLKTLSTKDLGYNSDGKIYLNENLIASTKELMKDLNKARRDAGYKFLWTQNGRIYVRKDEKCQPIIIHSREDFSKL comes from the coding sequence ATGAAGTTGAAGGCCGAGAAGATTGAAAAGGAGAACAGAGAACTGAGGGAGCAGAACATCTGTCTTCAGAAGAGGTTCAGTGAGTGGACCTTCCAGCTTAACGATCTTGACCAGTACCACAGGAGAGTCAACTTGGAGGTGGCAGGTGTACCAGAACGACCGGGAGAGGTTCCTGAAAGGATCATACTCAATATTGCAAAACACATCAGCCCAGAGCTTGCAGCATCTGACTTCGATGTGGTTCATTGGCTGGGTTCCAAGCGCCAAGCTGATAACAGAGCCCGTCCAATCATCGTGCGATTCACCACAAGACGTGCTCGGAACATCATGTATGATGGAAGAAGAAAGCTGAAGACCCTCAGCACAAAAGATCTTGGATACAACAGCGATGGCAAGATCTACCTCAATGAAAACTTGATCGCTTCCACTAAGGAGCTAATGAAAGATCTCAACAAGGCCCGCCGAGATGCCGGATACAAGTTCTTGTGGACCCAGAATGGCCGAATCTATGTAAGGAAGGATGAGAAGTGTCAacccatcatcattcattccaGAGAGGACTTTTCCAAACTGTAG